From the Pirellulales bacterium genome, the window GGCGACCGAGGAGGAGCAGCTTGCCCTGCAACGGAAAGTGATCCGCAGCATCGCCGCGGCTGCCGCGAAGGCGATCGCCGCGAAGCCCGCCACGCCGGAGGAGGAAGCCCAGGCCTACTTCTACCGGCTGCAGGGGCTCGCCCTGGGGGTTCGCCTGGAGCTGCCCGACGCTGCCGACGATCTGGCCAAGGCCGTCGCCGCGGCGCGGAAGAGCAAGAACGAGGATGTCGCCGCGCTGGGCCTGAAGTTCTTCATCGAGGGTCGCCTTGGCGATTGGCCGAATCTCGAGGAGGACGAGCGGGCCGAGACGATCGCCGAGATCCTCGCCCCGCTCGAGCAGGGAGTCGTCGAGGGGAACCAGATTCAAACCGTGATGACGGTCGCTGACTTTCTGGAGATGCAGGAGGACCTGCCGCGGGCGGTCAAGCTGCTGAGCGCCGCGATTCCGCTCATCGAGAACAGCGACTTCCCCCGCCGCGAGGACGCCGTGAAGATGCTCGGCGGGGTGGCCCGCCGGCTCTCGCTGCCGGGCAAGACGATGGCGCTCGAGGGGACGCTTCTCGACGGCACCGATCTCGACTGGTCGCAGTACGAGGGGAAGGTCGTGTTGGTCGACTTTTGGGCGACTTGGTGCGGCCCCTGTCGGGCCGAACTCCCCAACGTGCTCAACATGTACAAGTCGTACCACGAGCAGGGCTTCGAGGTGCTGGGGATCAGTCTCGACGACGACCCCAAGCAGGCGGCCTCGTTCATCGAGAAGATGGAGATTCCCTGGGCCACGCTGTTCAGCGACGACAAGAACGCCCGCGGCTGGGAAGATCCCCGCGCCGTCGAGTACGGCGTGACCGGCATCCCGCTGGCGATCCTGCTCGACCAAGAGGGCAAGGTCGTCAGCCTGCAGGCCCGCGGCGACAACCTCAAGCGTGAGCTTCACAAACTGCTCGGCCCGCCGAAGTCCGCAGCGGAGTAAGCGACTGCGGCTCGCGCCGCTCAACCCGTCGGCTCCCTGAGCCGAAGGCGCCGCCGGCTACGACGCTTTGCAAAGCGTCAACGCTCGCTTCTCACCCCCTCGCCGGTCTGTTGCGTGAACGCCTCGCCCCGTGACACCGGCAACCTGTCCCCCGTCGAACCTCCGCCGCCGTGCGCGGCGCTGGCAGGGCCGTGGTCGCTTGGCAAAGCGGGGCGGGTCGCGCGCCTCTTCGGTCCTGCGGCGATCGTCGCCTCGGTGGCGATCGGCGCCGGCGAAACGATCATCGTCGTCCGCACCGGCGCCTTCTTTGCCTACGGCCTGCTGTGGATGGTGCTCGCCAGCGTTCTGGTGAAGGGGATCATGGTCCCCTATCTCTTGGGACGATACACGGCGATCAGCGGCGAGTCGTTCGGCCACAAGATCGTCCGTCTGCCGGGGCCGCGCGGATGGCTGTTGGTCCTGCTCGCCGTGCTGGAACTGGCGGCCGCGGGACCCTTGTGGGCCGCGATCGCCCGACCCAGCGGCGAGCTCCTGGGATACCTCGTCTACGGCGAGGGCGTCGGCCAGCATGCCGACGTCACGCGCATGCTTGCGATCGCGTTCATGGCGCTGGCGTTGGGGCTCAGCTTGGCCCTGTCGTACGAGGGGCTCGAACGGCAACAGTTGATCATCTGCGGCGCCTTGGTGCTCGGCACGGTCGTCGGCACGGCGCTGGTGCAACCCGACCTGCGGGCCGCACTGGCGGGATTTCTGTCGTTCGGTCGCATTCCTGACGTCCTGCCCGGCGCCCCTGCGGATTTTCGTCAGCACGCCCCGGCGATGCTGGCCGTGACGTTCGGTTACGTCGGCGGCAGCGTGATGACGTACCTGGTCTATCCCGACTGGATCGCGCTGCACGGGTGGGGGATGACCTCGCATCCGCGGCTCGAGGAGATTCGCCGCCGGGCCGCCGTCGGGGCGCCCGAAGACTATCTGCCGACCGACCCGGTCGCGGTGAAGGCGGTCCGCCGTTCGATCGCTCCGCTCAAATGGGACGTTGCCTGCGGGGCGATCGTGCTGCTGGTGGTCACGGCCGCTTTCATGACGGCCGGCGCCGCAGTGATCTCCCCGCAGGTCGCGGCCGGAACGCTCAGCGGGGCGTTCGCGGGGTGGAGCCTGCTGACCAGTCAGGCGTCGATCTGGCAGACAATTCACCCGACGCTCGTGTGGGTCTACTACGCCTGCGTGCTGGCCGCGTTGTGGGGGACGCTGCAGGCGTATCCCGACATCTACGCCCGCTGCGTCGCCGAGTACGCCGACGCGATCTGGCCGCAACGCCCCTGGAGCCAACCGCGGATACAGCGCTGGATCTGCGCGTACGTGTTCATGGCCGCGACGGCGTTCATCTGGAGCGACGCAAACTTCGACCTGCTGACGACCCTCACGGCCTTCCTGGCGACGAACCTGGGAGTGGCGATCGCAGTGCTCGCGGCGCTCTATCTCAACTTCCAACTCCCCCGGGCGTATCGCACCGGCGGCCCAGCGCTGGTCGGCGGACTGCTCGCCGCCGCGGCGATGATCGCCGCCTCGGCCGTCGCCGCTTGGGGCGTGTGGCAGAAGCTCGTGGGGTGAGCTCGCCGGCAACTCGCTCCGGGGAACTGCCGCGGGGGCTCCCTGGGGGCTCGCTTCGCACGCCCCCTGCCGCGTTCCCGTTTGCTACAATCCCCCGATGCTCGACGCCGAATACACCGTCTATCGCCCGCGGCGAATTCGTCTGCGGACTTGGTTCCTGCTGATCGCGGGGCTGCTCGTGGCGTGGAGCGTCGCCAGCTACTGGGCCGAGTACCGCGACGCTGCGGCTCGCCGGGCGCGCGAGAACATGGCCCCCGCCGCCGGCGCCTGGTGCACGATCGTGTTCCGCAGCGACGCCGTGGGAGTCGTCCGCTCGGGCCCCCGGGCGATCGAGTTGGACGGCACGCATAACTACCTCGCCGGCTCGTTTGTACGGATGAACGACCAATGGATCGTCCTCCGGACCGGCCGTGGTCGCGAAGGGGCTCCCTCGCGCGAGGTCTGGATCCCCCGCGAGCAGGTCCTGCAAATGGAACTCGGCGGCCCGTGAGCCGCGGCGACGTCAGGCCCTCGTCGGACCGGCGGCGGCTCCCTATAATCCTCTGCTTGAGTTCCCCCCTCGCCCCTCGCCGGGAGTCCCCATCGATGCTCGACAGCCAATACTACGATCGCGCCCGGGCGATCCGCGAGGCGATTGTCCAGCTACGGGACTCTCTTTGACGCCCCCGGCAAGAACGACCGCATCGCGGCGATCGACGACCAGATGGGGGCGCCCGACTTCTGGAACGACCAGGAACGGGCCCAGCAGATCGTGGGCGAGCGGAAGGCCCTGCTGGCCGTCGTCCGCCCGCTGGCCGCGATCCAGAAGGGGAGCGAGGACCTCGAGGCGATGCTCGAAATGGCCGCGGAGGATCCCGCGTTCGCCGAGGAAGTTCCCGCTGAGGTCGAACGACTCGAGGGGACGCTCGAAGACCTCAAGCTCAAGGCCTTGCTGAACGGCCCGCACGACGGGGCCGGAGCGCTGGTGACGATCAACGCCCGCGACGGGGGGACCGACGCCAACGACTGGGCCGAGATGCTGCTGCGGATGTACATCCACTGGGCCCAAAAGAACGACTACGCGACCGAGCTGATCGATCGCCAGGACAACGAACAGGCGGGGATCAACAGCGCGACCCTCGCCGTGCGGGGGCCGATGGCGTACGGCTATCTCCGCGGCGAGACCGGCATGCACCGGCTCGTGCGGATCAGCCCCTTCAACAGTGAAGGCAAGCGTCAGACGAGCTTCGCGGCCGTCGACGTCTCGCCGGAGATTTCCGACTCGGTCGAGGTC encodes:
- a CDS encoding TlpA family protein disulfide reductase, with the translated sequence MSSAVWRRCRQSRLLFAVALAGVAAAAVPGFAQAPAAPAAKIEEAPDGSTAEILKFIEQLAEQEEPEEATEEEQLALQRKVIRSIAAAAAKAIAAKPATPEEEAQAYFYRLQGLALGVRLELPDAADDLAKAVAAARKSKNEDVAALGLKFFIEGRLGDWPNLEEDERAETIAEILAPLEQGVVEGNQIQTVMTVADFLEMQEDLPRAVKLLSAAIPLIENSDFPRREDAVKMLGGVARRLSLPGKTMALEGTLLDGTDLDWSQYEGKVVLVDFWATWCGPCRAELPNVLNMYKSYHEQGFEVLGISLDDDPKQAASFIEKMEIPWATLFSDDKNARGWEDPRAVEYGVTGIPLAILLDQEGKVVSLQARGDNLKRELHKLLGPPKSAAE
- a CDS encoding Nramp family divalent metal transporter, producing MNASPRDTGNLSPVEPPPPCAALAGPWSLGKAGRVARLFGPAAIVASVAIGAGETIIVVRTGAFFAYGLLWMVLASVLVKGIMVPYLLGRYTAISGESFGHKIVRLPGPRGWLLVLLAVLELAAAGPLWAAIARPSGELLGYLVYGEGVGQHADVTRMLAIAFMALALGLSLALSYEGLERQQLIICGALVLGTVVGTALVQPDLRAALAGFLSFGRIPDVLPGAPADFRQHAPAMLAVTFGYVGGSVMTYLVYPDWIALHGWGMTSHPRLEEIRRRAAVGAPEDYLPTDPVAVKAVRRSIAPLKWDVACGAIVLLVVTAAFMTAGAAVISPQVAAGTLSGAFAGWSLLTSQASIWQTIHPTLVWVYYACVLAALWGTLQAYPDIYARCVAEYADAIWPQRPWSQPRIQRWICAYVFMAATAFIWSDANFDLLTTLTAFLATNLGVAIAVLAALYLNFQLPRAYRTGGPALVGGLLAAAAMIAASAVAAWGVWQKLVG
- the prfB gene encoding peptide chain release factor 2, translated to MAPGRSARRLSSYGTLFDAPGKNDRIAAIDDQMGAPDFWNDQERAQQIVGERKALLAVVRPLAAIQKGSEDLEAMLEMAAEDPAFAEEVPAEVERLEGTLEDLKLKALLNGPHDGAGALVTINARDGGTDANDWAEMLLRMYIHWAQKNDYATELIDRQDNEQAGINSATLAVRGPMAYGYLRGETGMHRLVRISPFNSEGKRQTSFAAVDVSPEISDSVEVEINDSDIREDTYRASGAGGQHVNKTSSAIRLTHMPTGIVVTCQSERSQHKNRATAWKMLRSRMVQREEEKREQEEAIKYQRQAKTGFGSQIRNYFLHPDQRVKDARTKYQQTNFHAVLDGEIQGFLDAVLRWRAGQPVEEDDDE